In the genome of Tannockella kyphosi, one region contains:
- a CDS encoding RDAC family protein translates to MKSMSTFDVLDINNLFKQQNIDYILKLKDACGSQSLTLVCTGKEIEIGELCDIINTFLKPKFIQIKPSSINPYNLIIF, encoded by the coding sequence ATGAAATCAATGAGTACTTTCGATGTATTAGATATAAATAATTTATTTAAACAACAAAACATAGACTATATTTTAAAATTAAAAGATGCTTGTGGTAGTCAATCACTTACTTTAGTTTGTACTGGTAAAGAAATAGAGATAGGGGAATTATGCGATATAATCAATACTTTTTTAAAACCTAAATTTATTCAAATAAAACCAAGTTCTATAAACCCTTATAATCTAATTATTTTCTAG
- a CDS encoding rubredoxin-like domain-containing protein, which produces MEKWKCSICGYIHDEQENGLFKELPDEYVCPLCKAEKSAFVLVGETVIKKETNTNILLKEFYEFTNLEKSILCSNLARGCQKQYLEREASLFTQLANYFHSNKENAISNDFVNLVSLNKFDIDSLIPTIEAVSTKHNDRGALRALAWNQKVSMISYQIMENYKKDKTLENQRIHVCTICGFIYIGDSLPELCPICKVPNYKFEEIKGGL; this is translated from the coding sequence ATGGAGAAATGGAAATGTTCCATATGTGGATATATCCACGATGAACAAGAAAATGGTTTATTCAAAGAATTACCTGATGAATATGTTTGTCCTTTATGCAAAGCTGAAAAATCAGCGTTTGTCTTAGTAGGAGAAACTGTTATCAAAAAAGAAACAAACACGAATATTTTATTAAAAGAGTTTTATGAATTTACGAACCTAGAAAAAAGTATCCTTTGTTCAAATCTAGCAAGAGGATGTCAAAAACAATACTTAGAAAGAGAAGCATCTTTATTTACTCAACTGGCCAATTATTTTCATTCAAATAAAGAAAATGCAATATCTAATGATTTCGTTAATTTAGTTAGCTTAAATAAATTTGATATAGACTCACTTATCCCAACTATTGAAGCCGTTAGTACCAAACATAATGACCGTGGTGCTCTCCGTGCTTTAGCATGGAATCAAAAAGTATCCATGATTTCTTATCAAATAATGGAGAACTACAAAAAAGACAAAACCTTAGAAAATCAAAGAATTCATGTTTGTACTATTTGTGGATTTATTTATATTGGTGATTCTTTGCCAGAATTATGTCCGATATGCAAAGTACCAAACTATAAGTTTGAAGAAATCAAAGGAGGTCTATAA
- a CDS encoding rubredoxin-like domain-containing protein, whose protein sequence is MSKSYAVRNIALCTKDCLCLYVCPTGAADTENSIIDMEKCIGCGACANACPSRAISLVPREFPPQQRHDDEVLLAMNTLLSSKANQENIASTIDSKLAKAIEKSNRIMAEDIIREAGYMLPQSANTRTFLESQVDNPDIKEIVTELMSLIQPNEKVVTKEIWTCSICGYIHTGEMSPDFTCPLCKQPASAFTKS, encoded by the coding sequence ATGTCAAAATCATATGCTGTGCGTAATATAGCACTATGTACAAAAGATTGTTTATGTCTTTATGTTTGCCCTACTGGTGCGGCAGATACTGAAAACAGTATTATCGATATGGAAAAATGTATTGGATGTGGAGCTTGTGCAAACGCTTGTCCTTCTCGTGCCATATCTTTGGTTCCTAGGGAATTCCCACCTCAACAAAGACACGATGATGAAGTATTACTTGCAATGAATACATTATTATCAAGCAAAGCAAACCAAGAAAATATAGCGAGTACAATTGATAGTAAATTAGCCAAAGCAATTGAAAAATCGAATCGTATTATGGCAGAAGACATTATCCGAGAAGCTGGCTATATGTTGCCTCAAAGTGCAAATACTAGAACTTTCTTAGAATCACAAGTGGATAACCCAGATATCAAAGAAATCGTTACTGAATTAATGAGTTTGATTCAACCCAATGAAAAAGTAGTTACCAAAGAAATTTGGACATGTTCTATTTGTGGTTATATCCACACTGGTGAAATGAGTCCAGACTTTACTTGCCCTCTTTGCAAGCAACCAGCTAGCGCATTTACAAAATCCTAA
- a CDS encoding DUF362 domain-containing protein: MKEKVYIKKVNGYQDAVEVVEDMFCQLESTKQINENTKIILKPNLLAKHIPEHAVTTHPEILRGAIKACLSRGAKRENILVLDSAGGIYNSGQMKSLYQVCGLTKVCNEEGVALYTLCQSTTIDIDGQVAKQFDIINPVLQADYIINLPKMKTHVMTGMSAACKNMFGIIPGLKKSEWHMRFPDKERFGHMIVDLLEAIPPNIAIVDGILAMEGDGPAGGNPRNVGIVMASENMYQLDLAIAGMMNLNAMRVPYLKAANSRNLCSESFDKKDIVGDETLLEPISNWKLPESYTGKNNANTDFAAFVPSFIRPIVKKIEHTIAPHPVIDKKRCIGCGKCKEICSKDAIIIKDKKAKIIRKQCIHCFCCHEVCPVKAIEVKKLEIFKL, translated from the coding sequence ATGAAAGAAAAAGTATATATTAAAAAAGTGAATGGTTATCAAGATGCTGTTGAAGTGGTGGAGGATATGTTTTGTCAGCTGGAAAGTACAAAACAGATTAATGAGAATACGAAAATAATCTTAAAACCCAATCTACTTGCAAAACATATTCCAGAACATGCAGTTACGACTCATCCTGAAATACTAAGAGGAGCAATAAAAGCTTGTCTTTCAAGAGGAGCTAAAAGAGAAAATATCTTAGTTTTAGATTCTGCTGGAGGAATATATAATTCTGGTCAAATGAAATCATTGTATCAAGTTTGTGGGTTGACGAAAGTATGTAACGAAGAAGGGGTTGCTTTATATACATTATGTCAATCTACAACCATAGATATAGATGGACAAGTTGCTAAACAATTTGATATTATCAATCCTGTTTTACAAGCAGATTATATTATTAACTTACCGAAAATGAAAACACATGTTATGACAGGAATGAGTGCAGCTTGTAAAAATATGTTTGGTATTATACCAGGGTTAAAAAAATCAGAATGGCATATGCGTTTTCCTGATAAAGAGAGATTTGGACATATGATAGTAGATTTATTGGAGGCGATACCTCCCAATATTGCTATTGTGGATGGAATATTAGCGATGGAAGGAGACGGACCTGCTGGGGGAAATCCCCGCAATGTTGGAATCGTAATGGCTAGTGAAAATATGTACCAACTGGATCTAGCAATAGCAGGCATGATGAATTTAAATGCGATGCGTGTTCCTTATTTAAAAGCAGCAAATAGTCGTAATTTATGTAGTGAATCTTTTGATAAAAAAGATATAGTTGGTGATGAAACATTATTAGAACCTATTTCTAATTGGAAATTACCAGAAAGTTATACTGGTAAAAATAATGCGAATACTGATTTTGCAGCATTTGTTCCAAGTTTTATTCGTCCTATTGTTAAAAAAATAGAACATACTATTGCACCACATCCTGTTATTGATAAAAAAAGATGTATTGGTTGTGGGAAATGCAAGGAAATATGTTCAAAAGATGCTATTATAATAAAAGATAAAAAAGCAAAAATTATTCGTAAACAATGTATTCATTGTTTTTGTTGTCATGAAGTATGTCCAGTAAAGGCAATTGAAGTAAAGAAATTGGAAATATTTAAATTATAA
- a CDS encoding SGNH/GDSL hydrolase family protein — MKESMSYNPGYSQLRDFQVRTILRIVETNQDCKEGGVVFFGDSITEQCDIDTYYPTFPIKYNCGISGATSQQLLTVVDEGVIKYNPKVVVLLVGANDLGIRLKDSPRNIALNVKMIIDIIRGNLPETKILLVSTLPCVEHLKGYQIEGGIRNNVLLEMIFMMYQELIRDKKTSFLNVYEEFVDENKEGVLEYYVDGLHLSDTGYQLLSSKIIPVVKELLED; from the coding sequence ATGAAAGAATCAATGAGTTATAACCCAGGGTATAGTCAGTTAAGAGATTTTCAAGTGAGAACAATTTTAAGAATTGTAGAAACAAATCAAGATTGTAAAGAAGGTGGAGTTGTATTTTTTGGAGATTCTATTACAGAACAATGTGATATAGATACCTATTATCCAACATTTCCTATTAAATATAATTGTGGTATTAGTGGTGCAACTTCTCAACAGTTATTAACAGTTGTTGATGAAGGTGTTATTAAGTATAATCCTAAAGTAGTAGTTCTTTTAGTAGGTGCAAATGATTTAGGGATACGTTTAAAGGATTCTCCTAGAAATATTGCTTTAAATGTAAAAATGATTATTGATATTATTCGTGGTAATTTACCAGAAACAAAAATATTGTTAGTTTCTACTTTGCCTTGTGTAGAACATTTAAAAGGATATCAAATAGAAGGTGGTATTCGTAATAATGTATTATTAGAAATGATTTTTATGATGTATCAAGAATTGATTCGTGATAAAAAAACAAGTTTTTTAAATGTTTATGAAGAATTTGTAGACGAAAATAAGGAAGGTGTATTAGAATACTATGTGGATGGTTTACATCTTAGTGATACTGGTTATCAACTTTTATCAAGTAAGATTATACCTGTAGTAAAGGAATTACTAGAAGATTAG
- a CDS encoding sodium-translocating pyrophosphatase — translation MEVVIVVVAFAAILSLAFAAFNFKEVKKMPEGTEKMSEIADAIRVGANAFIRYEYKILYSVVIVVAVVLAFITTWHAAVALVLGSVMSGFAGMIGMKIATYANVRVSNKARETGDIGETVKVAFQGGSVMGLCVGGFALLGLFIVYVVFGIMMGQVYVTEATYVNLLGLSFIPFTMTLSGYALGCSIVAMFNRVGGGIYTKAADMGADLVGKTEAHIPEDDPRNPATIADNVGDNVGDVAGLGSDLLESFVGSISAGIILAYHMLLQSTALGTGMTTDLLERCILFPLVLVSVGLIACIIAIASLLFKKNMSDNPHKDLNGATYMAAILTITLGLGVSYFMFSSMDGQVMKDALGFTMGAFSPWIAATVGVVAGVIIGTIAEHYTSADYNPTRLLAHSATEGPAITITQGLALGMKSTMAPAIVLATSILLSYMVSGMYGVSMAAVGMLSFVTATVSVDTYGPISDNAGGIAEMSGLDPEVRKITDTLDSVGNTTAAIGKGFAIGSGALAALALMISYLYSYNDVATELVLNVMSPMVLAGVVVGGALPFLFSGMLIEAVGKSARKMVSEVRRQFREIPGILDGTGKPDYKSCIEISSKGAIAEMKVPSMLAIVVPVVSGFVFGPEFVGGMIIGATICAIMIAIFSGNSGGAWDNAKKYIEADGLENYGKGSMAHSAAVVGDTVGDPLKDTVGPCLDIFIKIMSTVSLVVVPVFAQINLVSFILQFFS, via the coding sequence ATGGAAGTAGTTATTGTAGTAGTTGCTTTTGCAGCAATTTTATCTTTGGCTTTTGCAGCTTTTAATTTTAAAGAAGTGAAAAAGATGCCAGAGGGAACAGAAAAGATGAGTGAGATAGCTGATGCTATTAGAGTAGGAGCGAATGCATTCATCCGTTATGAGTATAAGATTCTTTATTCGGTAGTGATAGTAGTTGCAGTTGTTTTAGCGTTTATTACAACATGGCATGCAGCAGTAGCGTTAGTTCTTGGTTCTGTTATGTCTGGTTTTGCTGGAATGATAGGAATGAAAATTGCTACTTATGCAAATGTTCGTGTTTCTAATAAAGCTAGAGAAACAGGAGATATTGGTGAAACTGTAAAGGTAGCTTTTCAAGGTGGCTCAGTTATGGGTTTATGTGTTGGAGGGTTTGCTTTATTAGGATTGTTTATTGTTTATGTTGTCTTTGGTATTATGATGGGACAAGTTTATGTAACAGAAGCAACGTATGTTAATTTATTAGGATTAAGTTTTATTCCTTTTACAATGACTTTATCAGGATATGCATTAGGGTGTTCTATTGTGGCGATGTTTAATCGTGTTGGTGGAGGTATTTATACCAAAGCGGCTGATATGGGTGCAGACTTAGTTGGAAAAACAGAAGCTCATATACCAGAAGATGATCCAAGAAATCCAGCAACGATTGCAGATAATGTTGGGGATAATGTTGGTGATGTAGCGGGGTTAGGATCGGATTTATTAGAAAGTTTTGTTGGTTCTATTTCGGCAGGTATTATTTTAGCTTATCATATGTTGTTGCAATCAACTGCTTTAGGTACAGGGATGACTACTGATTTATTAGAACGTTGTATTTTATTTCCTTTAGTGTTGGTATCAGTAGGTTTGATTGCATGTATTATTGCGATTGCATCTTTATTGTTTAAAAAGAATATGTCTGATAATCCACATAAGGATTTAAATGGTGCTACTTATATGGCAGCTATATTAACCATTACATTAGGTCTTGGTGTTTCTTATTTTATGTTTAGTTCAATGGATGGACAAGTAATGAAAGATGCATTAGGGTTTACAATGGGAGCATTTTCTCCATGGATAGCAGCTACTGTTGGTGTGGTTGCAGGAGTAATCATTGGTACAATTGCAGAACATTATACTTCTGCTGACTATAATCCAACAAGACTATTAGCTCATTCTGCAACAGAAGGACCAGCTATTACGATTACGCAAGGATTGGCTTTAGGTATGAAATCTACAATGGCTCCAGCTATTGTACTAGCAACTAGTATATTACTTTCTTATATGGTTTCTGGTATGTATGGTGTCTCTATGGCTGCAGTAGGAATGTTATCTTTTGTAACTGCAACTGTTTCTGTAGATACTTACGGTCCGATTTCTGATAATGCAGGTGGTATTGCAGAAATGAGTGGATTAGACCCAGAAGTACGTAAAATAACAGATACTTTAGATTCTGTTGGAAATACAACAGCAGCGATTGGTAAAGGATTTGCCATTGGTTCTGGAGCATTAGCTGCATTAGCTTTGATGATATCCTACTTATATTCTTATAATGATGTTGCAACGGAACTAGTTCTTAATGTTATGTCACCGATGGTGTTAGCAGGTGTTGTTGTTGGTGGAGCTTTACCATTCTTATTTTCAGGAATGTTAATTGAAGCTGTAGGTAAATCTGCACGTAAAATGGTTAGTGAAGTACGTCGTCAGTTTAGAGAAATTCCAGGTATTTTAGATGGAACTGGGAAACCTGATTATAAAAGCTGTATTGAAATTTCTTCTAAAGGAGCAATTGCAGAAATGAAAGTACCTAGTATGCTTGCAATCGTAGTTCCTGTTGTTTCTGGATTTGTTTTTGGGCCAGAGTTTGTAGGTGGTATGATTATTGGTGCAACAATTTGTGCTATTATGATCGCTATTTTCAGTGGAAATTCTGGTGGAGCTTGGGATAACGCTAAAAAATATATTGAAGCAGATGGATTAGAAAATTATGGAAAAGGAAGTATGGCTCATAGTGCTGCCGTAGTAGGAGATACAGTTGGGGATCCACTAAAAGATACAGTAGGACCTTGTTTAGATATCTTTATTAAAATTATGTCAACCGTATCTTTAGTAGTAGTACCAGTATTTGCTCAAATTAACCTAGTTTCCTTTATTTTACAATTCTTTAGTTAA
- a CDS encoding ImmA/IrrE family metallo-endopeptidase encodes MKKEIELNSYALKVRKWFNEDAYSPIDIFAHVNAWKEMKITIIYYPLSSRISGMCTKTEDYILIGINSETSLGRQRFSLAHELYHVLFEEGLKNVVCDMKLKGEKNDSEKEADMFASYLLMPYDALRQYQDGVREWTIEEIIRAEQFFQISHTAMLLRLCTENYISYGDYDKFSNIGITREAMKLGYEPDLYMKSPNNKKYFTTGEYIRIVEEIAQKELVSNGKRAELLLDAYRSDIVYGISDEGVDLNE; translated from the coding sequence ATGAAAAAAGAGATTGAACTTAATTCGTATGCTTTAAAAGTAAGAAAATGGTTTAACGAGGATGCGTATTCTCCAATTGATATATTTGCTCATGTTAATGCGTGGAAAGAAATGAAAATAACTATTATTTATTATCCGTTATCATCTAGAATAAGTGGTATGTGTACAAAAACAGAGGATTATATTTTAATAGGTATTAATTCTGAAACCTCACTAGGAAGGCAAAGATTTTCATTGGCTCATGAACTTTATCATGTACTGTTTGAGGAAGGTTTAAAAAATGTCGTTTGTGATATGAAGTTAAAAGGTGAAAAAAATGATTCTGAAAAGGAAGCTGACATGTTTGCCTCTTATCTATTAATGCCATATGATGCTTTAAGACAATATCAAGATGGTGTAAGAGAATGGACGATAGAGGAAATAATACGAGCAGAACAATTTTTTCAAATCAGTCATACTGCAATGTTACTAAGGTTATGTACAGAAAACTATATAAGTTATGGTGACTATGATAAGTTTTCAAATATTGGTATAACTAGAGAAGCGATGAAATTAGGTTATGAACCTGATTTGTATATGAAATCACCGAATAATAAGAAGTATTTTACAACTGGTGAATATATTCGAATTGTGGAAGAAATCGCACAAAAAGAGTTGGTGAGTAATGGAAAAAGAGCGGAATTGTTATTGGATGCATATCGATCTGATATAGTTTATGGAATAAGTGATGAAGGTGTGGATTTAAATGAATGA
- a CDS encoding helix-turn-helix domain-containing protein codes for MEKNDVVRQKLKSLRKGSKITQEQMAKYLKVDQSMVAKLENGTRKLSVELIEKLCNLYGCSEEYLFGQEEGFVPLDFAFRANNIEVEDLESIAMMNKIAANIRFMSRIVEENEDEKRD; via the coding sequence ATGGAGAAAAATGATGTGGTTCGTCAAAAGTTAAAGAGTTTGAGAAAAGGAAGTAAAATAACACAAGAACAAATGGCCAAATATTTAAAAGTTGATCAAAGTATGGTAGCTAAATTAGAAAATGGAACAAGGAAGTTAAGTGTTGAACTGATTGAAAAACTATGTAATTTATATGGTTGCAGTGAAGAATATCTTTTTGGACAAGAAGAAGGGTTTGTGCCTCTTGATTTTGCGTTCAGAGCTAATAATATTGAAGTAGAAGATTTAGAAAGTATTGCAATGATGAATAAAATAGCAGCTAATATAAGATTTATGAGTCGCATTGTGGAGGAAAACGAAGATGAAAAAAGAGATTGA
- a CDS encoding DUF3427 domain-containing protein: MSNKVIQEIKDGLEIAFIDAASKKTSSYKPEFVSNNYKERKRVLTTLETEFNRCEEFIISVAFVTQSGLVQLLETLRVLEQKGIKGRVLTTDYLMFTDPKALHKLNSYRNIELRMYESGNVGFHTKGYIFKNDSNYTVIVGSSNLTAKALSVNKEWNTKVTSTSQGEYIHHILEEFEELWVSEDTYQFNEFIENYEIEYAKKKVIAKKEEQTIIYDLKPNEMQQKVIHNYQELLKKGEKRGLLISATGTGKTYAAAFSMFEQNPKKVLFIVHREQIAKQAIKSFKNIFGNTKTFGLLSGTSKETNVDYLFSTMNMMAKEEVYSKFDKSEFDVIIIDEVHRAGSLSYNSIMKYFLPSFYFGMTASPERMDGIDIYGMFDHNIIYEIRLQQAMEADMLCPFHYFGVTDFHVDGEVLINKQSDFNDLICEERVDYIMEKAAYYGYSGDRVKGLMFCSRNEEAKELSEKMNERGLSTLVLSGSDSQEKREIAIQRLVSDHRNDKLDYLLTVDIFNEGVDIPEVNQVVMLRPTQSPTVFVQQLGRGLRKDNEKDYVVILDFIGNYETNFMIPIALYGDRSFNKDTIRRFVMEGERIIPGTSTIHFDAIAKKKIFESIDAANFSVVRLIKENYTNLKNKIGKIPTLMDFEIYGEMDVQCIFDHQTLGSYYKFLVKYEKDYVVRLSPVEDRMIEFISKKLLNAKRVHELEMLSILLDGKDVETTFKEVMQTKHNIVVSGNTIENVVNVLSANFITGISTKTYQDCCFVVKTSDGVKISDEFSNYLNNYNFKEMIVELIAYGKYRYHKYYSNRYLNSSLVLYQKYTYEDVCRLLEWHQSIVAQNIGGYLYNEKTRTFPVFINYEKDSDINDETRYEDRFISSDKIIAISKQNKNLLSKDVQMFLGAKKENIKVDLFVRKNKDDKTAKEFYYLGRMNATGKAEEVVMPNTKVSVVEIEWQLETPIREDVYRYITEK; this comes from the coding sequence ATGTCTAATAAAGTAATACAAGAAATAAAAGATGGATTAGAAATAGCGTTTATTGATGCTGCTAGTAAAAAAACATCTTCTTATAAACCGGAATTTGTTTCCAATAATTATAAAGAGAGAAAAAGAGTGTTAACTACATTAGAAACAGAGTTTAATCGATGCGAAGAATTTATAATTAGTGTCGCATTTGTTACACAAAGTGGGTTAGTACAACTTTTAGAAACGTTACGAGTGTTAGAACAAAAAGGTATTAAGGGAAGAGTGCTAACTACGGACTATTTAATGTTTACAGATCCGAAGGCACTGCATAAATTAAATTCTTATCGTAATATAGAACTTAGAATGTATGAATCAGGAAATGTTGGTTTCCATACGAAAGGATATATTTTTAAGAATGATAGCAATTATACCGTTATTGTAGGTAGTTCTAATTTAACAGCGAAAGCATTAAGTGTGAATAAGGAATGGAATACAAAGGTTACTTCTACAAGTCAAGGTGAATATATTCATCATATTTTAGAGGAATTTGAAGAATTGTGGGTTAGTGAGGATACTTATCAGTTTAATGAATTTATAGAAAACTATGAAATAGAGTATGCTAAGAAAAAAGTAATTGCTAAAAAAGAAGAACAAACCATCATCTATGACTTAAAACCAAATGAAATGCAACAAAAGGTAATTCATAACTATCAAGAATTATTAAAAAAGGGAGAAAAAAGAGGGCTTCTTATTTCTGCGACAGGAACTGGAAAAACATATGCGGCAGCATTTAGTATGTTTGAACAGAATCCTAAAAAAGTATTATTCATTGTACATAGAGAACAAATTGCAAAACAAGCTATAAAAAGTTTTAAAAATATATTTGGTAATACGAAAACATTTGGATTATTATCAGGAACTTCGAAAGAAACAAATGTAGATTACTTGTTTTCAACAATGAATATGATGGCAAAAGAAGAGGTTTATTCTAAGTTTGATAAATCTGAATTTGATGTCATTATTATTGATGAAGTTCATCGAGCAGGATCATTAAGTTATAATAGTATTATGAAATATTTTTTGCCTAGCTTTTATTTTGGAATGACTGCAAGTCCTGAAAGAATGGATGGGATTGATATTTATGGAATGTTTGATCATAATATTATTTACGAGATTCGTCTTCAACAAGCGATGGAAGCAGATATGTTGTGCCCGTTTCACTATTTTGGTGTGACTGATTTTCATGTCGATGGAGAAGTATTGATAAATAAACAATCAGATTTCAATGATTTAATATGTGAAGAACGTGTTGATTATATTATGGAAAAAGCGGCATATTACGGATATTCGGGAGATCGAGTAAAAGGATTGATGTTTTGTAGTCGCAATGAAGAAGCAAAAGAGTTAAGTGAGAAAATGAATGAAAGAGGGTTATCTACACTTGTATTAAGTGGTAGTGACTCACAAGAAAAACGTGAAATAGCTATTCAAAGACTAGTAAGTGATCACAGAAATGACAAATTAGACTATTTACTAACAGTTGATATATTTAATGAAGGTGTGGATATACCTGAGGTAAATCAAGTCGTGATGTTAAGACCAACACAAAGTCCAACTGTATTTGTGCAACAGTTAGGGAGAGGGCTTAGAAAAGACAACGAGAAAGATTATGTCGTTATATTGGATTTTATTGGAAACTATGAAACTAATTTTATGATACCAATAGCTTTGTATGGTGATCGTAGTTTTAACAAGGATACGATTCGTCGATTTGTAATGGAGGGAGAGAGAATTATTCCTGGAACTTCAACAATTCATTTTGATGCAATAGCAAAGAAAAAAATATTTGAATCTATCGATGCGGCTAATTTTAGTGTTGTTCGATTGATTAAAGAAAATTATACGAATTTAAAGAATAAAATTGGGAAAATACCAACATTGATGGATTTTGAGATATATGGTGAAATGGATGTGCAATGTATTTTTGATCATCAAACACTTGGTTCTTATTATAAATTTTTAGTGAAGTATGAAAAAGATTATGTTGTTAGATTGTCTCCTGTAGAAGATAGAATGATAGAATTTATATCTAAGAAACTACTCAATGCCAAACGTGTACATGAGTTAGAAATGCTATCTATTTTATTAGATGGAAAAGATGTCGAAACTACTTTTAAAGAAGTGATGCAAACAAAACATAATATTGTGGTAAGTGGAAATACGATTGAGAATGTTGTAAATGTATTATCTGCTAATTTTATTACTGGGATTTCAACAAAAACATATCAAGATTGTTGTTTTGTTGTTAAAACATCAGATGGTGTAAAGATTAGTGATGAATTTTCGAATTACTTAAATAATTATAATTTTAAAGAAATGATAGTTGAATTAATAGCGTATGGTAAATATCGTTATCATAAATATTATAGTAATAGATATCTAAACTCTTCTCTTGTTTTATATCAAAAATATACGTATGAGGATGTGTGTAGATTATTAGAGTGGCATCAAAGTATTGTGGCACAAAACATTGGTGGATACTTATATAATGAAAAAACAAGAACATTTCCTGTTTTTATTAATTATGAAAAAGATAGTGATATAAATGATGAGACTCGTTATGAAGATCGTTTTATTTCTTCTGATAAAATAATTGCAATATCTAAACAAAATAAAAACTTATTATCAAAAGATGTTCAAATGTTCTTGGGTGCAAAAAAAGAGAATATTAAAGTTGATTTGTTTGTTAGAAAAAACAAAGATGATAAGACTGCAAAAGAATTTTATTATCTAGGGAGAATGAATGCAACAGGTAAAGCGGAAGAAGTTGTTATGCCAAATACAAAAGTATCAGTAGTAGAAATAGAATGGCAATTAGAGACACCGATTCGAGAAGATGTCTATCGTTATATTACTGAAAAATAA